In one Anas platyrhynchos isolate ZD024472 breed Pekin duck chromosome 8, IASCAAS_PekinDuck_T2T, whole genome shotgun sequence genomic region, the following are encoded:
- the RPE65 gene encoding retinoid isomerohydrolase: MYSQVEHPAGGYKKLFETVEELSSPVTAHVTGRIPTWLRGSLLRCGPGLFEVGAEPFYHLFDGQALLHKFDFKEGHVTYHRRFVRTDAYVRAMTEKRIVITEFGTYAYPDPCKNIFSRFFSYFKGVEVTDNALVNVYPVGEDYYACTETNFITRINPDTLETIKQVDLCKYVSVNGATAHPHVENDGTVYNIGNCFGKNFSLAYNIIRIPPLQADKEDPMNKAEVVVQFPCSDRFKPSYVHSFGLTPNYIVFVETPVKINLLKFLSSWSLWGANYMDCFESNETMGVWLHVAEKKKGRLLNIKFRTSAFNLFHHINTYEDNGFLIVDLCTWKGFEFVYNYLYLANLRANWDEVKRQAEKAPQPEARRYVLPLNIDKADTGKNLVTLPYTTATATLRSDETIWLEPEVIFSGPRHAFEFPQINYKKYGGKPYTYTYGLGLNHFVPDRLCKLNVKTKETWVWQEPDSYPSEPIFVPHPDALEEDDGVVLSIVISPGTGPKPAYLLILNAKDMSEVARAEVEVNIPVTFHGLFKRA, encoded by the exons ATGTACAGCCA AGTGGAGCATCCTGCAGGAGGGTACAAGAAGCTCTTTGAGACGGTGGAGGAGCTGTCCTCTCCGGTAACCGCCCATGTCACAG GCAGGATCCCCACCTGGCTCAGGGGGAGCCTCCTTCGCTGCGGGCCCGGCTTGTTCGAGGTCGGGGCAGAGCCCTTCTACCACCTCTTTGACGGCCAGGCACTGCTGCACAAGTTCGACTTCAAGGAGGGGCACGTCACCTACCACCGCAG GTTTGTTCGGACTGATGCTTACGTGAGAGCAATGACGGAGAAGAGGATCGTGATAACCGAATTCGGCACCTACGCCTACCCGGATCCCTGCAAGAACATTTTCTCCAG GTTCTTTTCCTACTTCAAAGGCGTGGAGGTCACCGATAACGCCCTCGTTAACGTCTACCCCGTCGGCGAGGATTACTACGCCTGCACCGAGACCAACTTTATAACCAGAATTAACCCGGACACTTTAGAGACGATTAAGCAG GTGGATCTCTGCAAGTACGTCTCCGTCAATGGGGCGACGGCGCATCCCCACGTTGAGAACGATGGGACGGTTTACAACATCGGCAACTGCTTTGGAAAAAACTTTTCCCTTGCCTACAACATCATACGGATCCCCCCGCTCCAGGCAG ACAAGGAGGACCCGATGAACAAGGCGGAGGTGGTGGTGCAGTTTCCTTGCAGCGACAGATTTAAGCCCTCCTATGTTCACAG CTTCGGACTGACCCCGAACTACATCGTGTTTGTTGAAACCCCGGTGAAAATCAACCTGCTCAAATTCCTCTCCTCCTGGAGCCTGTGGGGAGCCAACTACATGGACTGCTTCGAGTCCAACGAGACCATGGGG GTCTGGCTTCAcgtggcagagaaaaaaaaagggcgGCTCCTCAATATCAAGTTCCGCACCTCGGCCTTCAACCTCTTCCATCACATTAACACCTACGAGGATAACGGATTTCTCATCGTCGATCTCTGCACCTGGAAGGG GTTCGAGTTCGTTTACAACTACCTCTATTTAGCCAATCTGCGGGCAAACTGGGACGAGGTGAAGAGGCAGGCGGAGAAGGCACCGCAGCCCGAAGCGCGCAGATACGTGCTGCCCCTCAACATCGACAAG GCCGACACGGGCAAGAACTTGGTCACCCTGCCCTACACCACAGCCACAGCGACCCTGCGCAGCGACGAGACCATCTGGCTGGAGCCAGAAGTTATTTTCTCAGGCCCACGCCACG CCTTTGAATTTCCACAGATCAATTACAAGAAATACGGTGGGAAACCCTACACATACACCTATGGGCTTGGACTGAATCACTTTGTTCCAGACAGG CTTTGTAAGCTGAATGTTAAAACAAAGGAGACCTGGGTGTGGCAGGAGCCGGATTCATACCCCTCAGAGCCCATCTTTGTTCCACACCCGGATGCCCTGGAGGAAGATGACG GGGTCGTGCTGAGCATCGTGATCAGCCCTGGCACAGGGCCGAAGCCCGCCTACCTCCTGATCCTGAACGCCAAAGACATGAGCGAAGTTGCCCGGGCTGAGGTGGAGGTGAACATCCCCGTGACTTTCCACGGACTCTTCAAAAGAGCAtga